The stretch of DNA CGGATCGGTTCGCGACGTCGACGGCTACCCACCGCTCGGACCCGAATTACGGGCGATGCTCGAGGAAGACACCTGGCGATTGCCGGCCGATCTACCGCTGTCGGCCCTCGAGTCGCGACTCGAGGCGCGGCTTCGAACGACCTACGATCTAGCGACTGTGTCGGCCTCGATCGACGAACGCGGTCGGGCGACGATCGCTGCAGCGCCGCCGTCGAACGAAATCGCGAACCGAATTCCGGAGGGGTGGCGGACCGTCACGGTGTGGGCCCTGCTGCCGACCGGTCTGGCGCCTGGCGACGTGGTTTCTGTCTCTCCGGAGACGGCGGCCGACACCGTCACGGGTCGGGTTATCGACATCGACCGCACCGACGAACTGGATCGAGGCGGGTCGATCGACGATCCGATCGAAATCGGGACGGTCTCCGATCGAGTCGTCCGTCCATCTACCGCCGAAACGCCCGGTGGGGAGGGTCGAATTACCGTCGCCGTTCCGACGACCGACGCCGGCACCCTGCTGGAACGCGATCGTGCCCGGATCGTGGCTACGTCCGGAACGCCGAACGCCGATCGTGCCGCGTTCGCCGTCCTCGAGCGTGCGGGCCAGTCAGTTCGTTCAGTATCCGTCGGCCGATTGCAGGCGGTGATCGAATCTGCCGATCTAGCCGTCACGCACGAGGACGTTCGCGTTCTCGCGGGCTGGATCGACGGCGAGGACGACGGCTGGATCGAAACGTCGGAAAGCATCCGACCACAGCTGGTCGTCGAACCCGACCTCTCGACGCTCGAGGCCGACGACGAGGTGTTCGTGGCCGGCGACTCGGTATCGCTGCGACGGATCGTCGACGATCAGGCCGACGTGGAACCGACGGAATCGGAGACTGCCCGTTCGCCGACGACGACGGAGCGACGGGCGGTGGAGGCGAGTTGACGATGTCGGACGTCGCTGTTGTGATCCTCACTGCGACGATCGTAACCGAGTGGACCGAAGTCGCGCTCGTCAACGTCTTCGGTTTCGCCGTCCTCGCGACCGTCGCTTCGATGGTCGTCTCGTTCGCCTACCGGCGGTACAGCACTCGCCCTGTTCCGCCCGGCGTCACGGCTCTCGTCGGTCTCGCCGTCGTCGGTGGCTGGCTGAACGTCGCCGGGATCGGGCGGTCGACGATCATCGACGAAACGTCGCTGTTTCACCACGCGACTGCCGTCTACTTCCTCGGGGCGTTTCTCACCGGCGTGGTCGGAGCGGAAGGCGGCCGTCACGTCGGCGACCACCTCGCTCGAGAAGTCTACGGGATCGATTCGGTGGCGGCGCCGGGAACGGCCGCGTCGATCGTCCGTGCAGGCAGACGATCGATCGAACTCGACCTCCCCGAGACGATCACGGACGCGGACGGCTATCCGCCTGTCGAGGAGTCGGTCAAACGAACGCTTGCGGGGAAACCGATGCTGTTCCCTGCACGTCTCTCCGTCGACGACCTCGAGTCCAGACTGGTCGATCGACTCGAGCGCGACTATGGAATCGGCTGTGCGACCGCCGATCTTGCGCCCGACGGGACGGTCGAGCGGCTGGCGATCGGCCGCCGGCGGTCGGGACTCCATCGGACGCTTCCGCCGGATACTGCCGCCGTCGCGATCCGTTCTGATCCGCCGGCGGACGCGAGCGTCGGTGATCCGATCGAGGTGTGGGACGACTCGAGTCACCTGGTCGCGACGGGGATGCTTCGAGCAACTGCGGGCGACGTCGTGACTATCGTGGTCGACGAGAACGACGCGGGTGCGTTCGACTGCGGGCCCGGAACACGGTATCGGCTGGTTATCCGTCCCGAGTCGCCTACTGCAGTTCCCGCGTTCGTCGCCGCTCTTCGTAGCGCGGACGAGACGATCGTCTCGGCATCGGTTCGACCGGAGTCGGAACTCGTGAACGAGTTCGTCGGGTGGATTCCGGGAACGGTCCTCGCCCTCGTGCGAGACGACGGGGACGAGGTTCTCCCGTTCCCCGACGACGAAGAGACGCTCGTCGCCGGCGACGACCTGTACGTGCTCGGGCCGCCGACCGCGGTACAGAACCTACAGTCGGCCGGCTGATGGGATCTCTCGTCACGGCCTCGAGACGGAACAGCGACGGTTCAGACGTCGACGTACTGTCTTTCCCACTCCCGTCGCTGTTCGATCTGTTCCACCCCCATATCGGTTATCTCGTAATAGTTCGTTCGCCGGTCGAGTTGTCCCTTCTCGACGAGTTCCCTGTTGACGAGGGTATCGAGGTTGGGATAGAGTCGGCCGTGGTTGATCTCCGAACTGTAGTACGTCTCGATCTCGCCTTTGACGTCCTGTCCGGACGGCTGGTCGGCGCCCGCGATTACGTACAGGAGGTCACGCTGGAATCCAGTCAAATCGTCCATGTTTCATCCGTTTAATTACACCACACGACTGACTATTTGTTATCGATCACGTATCGCGACTGTGCAGGCCGTTTTTGACGAGTTACTGTGTGTTGTATCCGATTGAGGGACGTTTTATCGTCCATAATGAATTTTTGATGACAGCAATCGATACGATCGACCGATAGGCGGTCCGTCGACTGCCGTCGATTTCATCGTGAGGTTCCGTATTCTGTCCGTATCGACGTTATTAGCTCCCAACACACAGCGTTTCGTCGTTCAATGTGTTCCCGGTTCGATCTCGAACCGTTTAGGTGTCGTCGATGGATACGCGACGGTTATGGCCCACTCTCACGCAGAGTCACCGCCGCGTCGCGGCGTACCGACAGTGCCACAGGTGGCACTGATCGGTCTGTTCGTGACGGCGCTGGTGACGGCGCAGGTGACTGCATCGAAGGTGCTCGCGTTCTCGATTCCGTTCTCGTTACCGGTTACGGGTTCGGAACTCGTCTTGCCCGGTGCGGCACTCGCCTACGCGCTCACGTTCATGGCGAGTGACTGCTATACCGAACTCTACGGTCGGCGAGCGGCCCAGATCGTCGTCAACGTCGCCTTCGCGTTGAATTTTGTCGTGCTCGCGCTCGTCTGGTCGACGATTGCGGCGCCGGCCGCCGAGACGAGCATCGATCCGGGCATGTTCGCCGACGTGCTCGGTGCGTCGACCAACATCGTCCTCGGAAGCCTGCTGGCGTACCTCGTCAGCCAGAACTGGGACGTGATCGTCTTCCACCGGATTCGCGAGTATACCGGTCGGAGCAAACTCTGGCTGCGCAATATCGGCTCGACGGCGACCAGCCAGGCGATCGACACCGTCATCTTCGTCGCGATCGCGTTCGCGATCGCTCCGGCACTGCTCGGCGTCGGGGTCGTGCTCCCGCTCGAGGAGATCGCGGCGCTGATGATCGGCCAGTACCTGCTGAAACTAGCCATCGCGGTCGTCGACACGCCGATCGTCTACGCGATCGTCGCACTCGTCCGCTCGCGAACCGACGGCGAGGTCGCGACGACGGCGTCGTAACTCGATTCTCCCGCTGTCTATCCGTCGCGAACGGCTGGAATTTTGTACCCCGCTCCTCACTGTCGGGTATGGACGAACGCGTTCGCGAACACGCCGAGGTACTGGTCGACTGGAGCGCTCGCATCGAGGAGGGCGACGACGTCGTCCTCTCGGTGGGTCCAGACGCACACGAACTGGCCGTCGCCGTCGCCGAGAAACTCGGCGAACGCGGGGCGAACCTGCTTGCAACCTACAGTTCCGGCGAGATCACGCGAGCGTACCTCCGCGCTCACGACGGCGAGTTCGACGAGAACCCCGACCACGAACGAGCGCTGCTCGAGGAGACCGACGTCTACCTCTCGATCGGCGGTGGGCGGAACACGAGCGCGACTGCTGACGTCCCCGGCGACGTTCGAAGCGAGTATCGCGACGCCCGCACGGAGATCCGAGAGGCCCGTTACGATACGCGCTGGGTGTCGACCTACCATCCGACGCGGGCGCTCGCACAGCAGGCCGAGATGGCCTACGAGGAGTACCAGGAGTTCGTCTACGACGCAGTCCTTCGCGACTGGGAGTCGCTGGCCGACGAGATGGCACAGATGAAAGAGCTGCTAGACGAGGGATCGGAAGTGCGACTCGTCTCCGAGGGGACCGACCTCACGATGCAGATTGACGACCGAACCGCCGTCAATAGCGCGGCCTCGGTCGCCTACGACTCGCACAACCTCCCGAGCGGCGAGGTCTTTACCGCACCCTACGGGACGGAGGGAGAGGTCACCTTCGACGTCCCGATGACGCTGCGTGGCGAGTCGGTCCGGAACGTCCGCCTCGAGTTCGAGGACGGCGAGGTCGTCGACCACGAGGCCGAACAGGGCGAATCCGTCGTCGGCGACATTCTCGAGGCCGACGAGGGGGCTCGGCGACTGGGCGAACTCGGGATCGGGATGAACCGTGCGATCGACCGCCACACGGACAACATCATGTTCGACGAGAAGATGGGCGACACCGTCCATCTGGCGGTCGGGCGCGCCTACGACGCCTGTCTTCCCGACGGCGAGTCGGGCAACGACTCCGCGGTCCACGTCGACATGATCACCGACGTCAGCGAGGATTCCCGACTCGAGATCGACGGCGAGGTCGTTCAGGAAAACGGCCAGTTCCGCTGGGAGTGAATCGCCCCCTCCCTGGCTACGAGTAAGGGGTGCTTACGGTCGTTTAGTCGGCGGTGAACACAGGAATCCGACGTATACTAATACGGCAATCGGTCGTCGTACCCAGTACCGCCTCGACCGGTGGCGGCCAGTAACCGGTTGGGACATCGCGTCCCTCCTCCCCCGTTTTCGACAGTTGTCTGCCCGCCCCGCCGGAGGCGGAAGATATCCGGCATCACCCGTCTTCGCCGACAGGCACACAGTTCTCCAGGCCCAACCGACGGTATGCGCGAGCAGCTTCGGGCAGGTGCCGCCATCTACAACGACGGTTACTACCACGCCGCTCACGACGCCTGGGAGGAGTACTGGCTCGACCTCGAGTCGGGGACCGACGACGAACTGTTGCTCCACGGGCTGATCCAGCTTTCCGGGGCCGTCTACCACGCCCGAACCGGTAACTGGGAGGGAGCGGTCGGACTCGCCGAGAGCGCGGACGACTACCTCGAGTCACTTCCGCCGACGTACCGAGACGTCCCGCTCGAGGGAATTCGATCGTATCTCGCCTCGCTCGCGGCGGATCCGGAACTCCTCGAGCGCAGACCGC from Natronobacterium texcoconense encodes:
- a CDS encoding PadR family transcriptional regulator, with the translated sequence MDDLTGFQRDLLYVIAGADQPSGQDVKGEIETYYSSEINHGRLYPNLDTLVNRELVEKGQLDRRTNYYEITDMGVEQIEQRREWERQYVDV
- a CDS encoding queuosine precursor transporter, producing MAHSHAESPPRRGVPTVPQVALIGLFVTALVTAQVTASKVLAFSIPFSLPVTGSELVLPGAALAYALTFMASDCYTELYGRRAAQIVVNVAFALNFVVLALVWSTIAAPAAETSIDPGMFADVLGASTNIVLGSLLAYLVSQNWDVIVFHRIREYTGRSKLWLRNIGSTATSQAIDTVIFVAIAFAIAPALLGVGVVLPLEEIAALMIGQYLLKLAIAVVDTPIVYAIVALVRSRTDGEVATTAS
- a CDS encoding aminopeptidase, whose amino-acid sequence is MDERVREHAEVLVDWSARIEEGDDVVLSVGPDAHELAVAVAEKLGERGANLLATYSSGEITRAYLRAHDGEFDENPDHERALLEETDVYLSIGGGRNTSATADVPGDVRSEYRDARTEIREARYDTRWVSTYHPTRALAQQAEMAYEEYQEFVYDAVLRDWESLADEMAQMKELLDEGSEVRLVSEGTDLTMQIDDRTAVNSAASVAYDSHNLPSGEVFTAPYGTEGEVTFDVPMTLRGESVRNVRLEFEDGEVVDHEAEQGESVVGDILEADEGARRLGELGIGMNRAIDRHTDNIMFDEKMGDTVHLAVGRAYDACLPDGESGNDSAVHVDMITDVSEDSRLEIDGEVVQENGQFRWE
- a CDS encoding DUF309 domain-containing protein, with the protein product MREQLRAGAAIYNDGYYHAAHDAWEEYWLDLESGTDDELLLHGLIQLSGAVYHARTGNWEGAVGLAESADDYLESLPPTYRDVPLEGIRSYLASLAADPELLERRPPVRIAHEGAVPTLETLDVAATAIAAVVLAEELGFDEEPVARARTYARRDLEAGEDDSQFIALLFDFVREDDHRGLVYQRLSEHVSRRQSREEDVEGLFG